In the genome of Massilia sp. W12, the window GGCGAATGGCATACTCAGCCTGTGCTGGGCGGGCGCCGATTTGCAATGGAATCAACCGCAAGAAGCGCAATTGCAGCGCGGCAGTTTTTTCTGGCCTGGTCTGTTATGGTTGCGTTTGCGCACTGCGGATCGCAGAATGCATCACCTGCCGGTCAGTTGTTATTGTCTGTCGCAGCCTGAGTTCCGGCAGCTGGCGCGCCATTTGCGCGCGCTGGATGCTTGATGGCGGATTGGACTTGGTAAATATTTTGGGGAACTTCTGTTGGCGTCCAGACTCACAGCAGCAAATGACAAGCATTCTGGATGCTGGCAAAAAAACAAGGGAAGCGGGGAGTGACGAGCGAGCGCGATACGGATTTGTTGTTGGTCAAGCGCGTACAGGAAGGGGATAAGAAGGCCTTTGATTTGCTGGTGTTGAAATACCAGCGCAAGCTGTTGCGGCTGGTGTCGCGCTTTGTGCGAGACCAGGCGGAAGCGGAAGATGTGGTGCAAGACGCCTTCATCAAAGCTTACCGCGCACTGCCTCAGTTTCGCGGCGAAGCGGCGTTCTATACCTGGCTGTACCGGATTGGCATCAACACAGCCAAAAATTATCTGGCCACCCATGGCAGTCGTGCGCCCACCTCGACTGAGGTGGATGCGCAGGAGGCTGAAACTTTTCAGGATGCCGAGCAACTAAGGGATAACAATACGCCAGAGTCTTTGCTGGCGACGAAGCAAATCGCAGCGACCTTGAGCGCGGCGATGGAAGGACTGTCGGAAGATTTGCGCACAGCGATTACTTTGCGTGAAATCGAGAGTTTGAGTTACGAAGAGATAGCGGAATTGATGGGTTGCCCGATAGGAACGGTGCGCAGCCGGATTTTCCGGGCGCGCGAAGCGATCGCACAGAAGTTGCGGCCTTTGCTGAACGTCGGAAATGACAAGCGCTGGTGACCGCACAAGGGGAAAATGATGGATAGCAAGCAGGAAAAAATTTCAGCCCTGATTGATGGGCAACTGGAATCCGAACAAATCGATGCGCTGCTGCAAGAGCTGGCGCAGGACGATGCGCGCGCTGATTGGGATGTGTATCACCGCATCGGCAATTTGTTGCGGGCGGAAGATGAGGTCAACCCGGGTGCGGATTTTTCCGCCCGCATGGCGGCCCGTTTGGCGCAGGAAGCGCCGCACCGGCCTGCGCTTGCAGCGGCGCAAACCGAACCAGCCGTGCAGCCCGCCTTCGTCGCGCCATCCGCGCCGCACGCTGAAAAACGCCGCCGCTGGACGCTGGCCTCGCTGGCTGCAGCCGGCGGCGCTTTACTGGCATCGCTGGGTATCTTGGGCACGCAACAGGTGATGCTGGCGCAAAACAGCGCCAAGCCGGCGCTGCATGAAACCCGGATGGCGGCGCACAATCCGCAGGCGCCGGTGGTCTTGCTGGCGAGTGCCGGCGGCAGCGCGCCGAAAGCAGTGCCGACCACATCCAGCGGTGCGGCGTGCGTGGAAAAGAGTGAACGCGTGATCGCGAACGGCAAAGCGGAAGAAATGGTGATGCTGCGCGATCCGGAAATCGATCAATACTTAATGGCGCATCAGCGCTATTCCAATTCTCTGCACAGCGCGGCGCAATATGCGCGTTCCGCGAATTTTGCAGCCGATGCGCAGAAATGAGGTGGCCGGTGCGAGGTAGCATGTTGGCGACAGCCGCCGTTTTGCAGCGCGTGTTGTGCATTTGCCTGTTTTGTTGCGCATCGCTTGCGTTTGCCACAGAAACCACGCTGGATGCGGCGCAGGCCCAGGAGTGGCTCAAAAAAATCCAGTCCGCTGCGCAAAAACTCAATTATTCCGGCACCTTCGTCTATCAGGAAGGCAGTCAGGTGCGCACTTCACGCATCACGCATGTGGTGGAGGGCAGAAATGAGATGCAAAAGCTGGAAATGCTGGATGGCAAGGCGCGCGAATATGTTCGCAACAATGATGAAATCGCCTGCTATGTGCCGGAAAGCAAGACGATTCTGATCGAGAAAAAAGCGACGCAGGATGTGTTTCCGGCAATTTTTGGCCCCAATCTGGAACTCGTGGCCAACTATCAAATCAAAAAAGCCGAGGTCGATCGGGTCGCCGGTTTTGATTGCCATACGCTGATTTTGGAGCCGAAAGACAATCTGCGCTATGGCTATCGGCTGTGGGTGGAAAAAAACACCGGTTTATTGTTGCGGGTGCAAACCATCAATGAACGCAATGAACTGGTGGAACAGGTTTCCTTCACACAGCTCAAGATCGGCGACATCGAGCGTAACCGGGTGAAATCGGGATTCGCTGACACCAGCGGCTGGCGTATTGAGAATGCGCAGGCGAACGAAACCCCCTTACCGCAGTGGCAGGTGAAGTGGCTGCCGCCGGGGTTCCGTAAAACCCGCGAACTTAAGCGTCAGGTGGCTGACCTGCAAAACGGCGGGCGCCGGGAAGTTGCGCAAATCGTGTTTTCTGATGGCCTGGCGGCGATTTCAGTGTTTATTGAAGCCGCCTCAGCGCCGCGCACTGAAGGTTCGCGCCAGCAGGGGGCGATGAATATCGTCAGCAAAAAGCTGGGTGAGTTCTGGCTGACCGTGGTCGGTGAAGTGCCGATGACGGCGTTGCGCCAGGTAGCGAATACGATTGAATATAAACCTGTCAAATAATAGGTGAAAGCAAGATGAGTTATACAGCCAAGTTCAACAAAACCCTGTCTGCATTGGCGCTCGGTTGCAGCGCTGCATTGTTTGCCCCGGCGGCATTACTGGTGACGCCGCTCGCGGCGCACGCCGCGCCGGCCTCGCAATTGCCGGATTTTGCCGAACTGGTGGAAAAAACCGGCCCGGCGGTGGTGAATATCCGCACCACTGAAAAAGCCCGTGTGCAACAGGGGTTCCCGGGATTTGATGATGACGATGCGCAAGAGTTTTTCCGCCGCTTCTTCGGTATTCCGCTGCCGCGCCAGCAGCAGCCCGGCCCCAATCAGCGCCGCCGCAACCAGCCGCAGGCGGAAGAGGAAGTGCCGCGCGGCGTCGGTTCCGGCTTCATTATTTCCGCTGATGGCTATGTGTTGACGAATGCGCATGTGATTGATGGTGCGGATGAGGTCTATGTCAAGCTCACCGACAAGCGCGAATTCAAGGCTAAAGTGGTCGGGCTGGATAAGCGCACCGACGTCGCGGTGGTGAAAATCGAGGGCAATAATCTGCCGCGCCTGACGATTGGCGACTCCAACAAAATCCGCGTCGGCGAATGGGTGATTGCCATCGGCTCGCCGTTTGATCTGGATAACACCGTGACCGCCGGCATTATTTCGGCCAAGGCGCGCGACACTGGCGACTATCTGCCGCTGATCCAAACCGACGTGGCGGTCAACCCCGGCAACTCCGGCGGCCCGCTGATTAATATGCGCGGCGAAGTGATCGGCATCAATTCCCAGATTTACAGCCGTTCCGGCGGCTATATGGGGATTTCCTTTGCGGTGCCGATTGACGAGGCGATGCGGGTGGTGGATCAGCTCAAATCCACCGGCAAAGTCAGCCGTGGCCGTCTTGGCGTGCAAATCTCGGACGTGACCAAGGAAGTGGCGGAATCGCTGAATCTGCCCAAGGCGCACGGTGCGCAAGTGCGGCGTGTGGAGCCGAACACCCCGGCGGATAAAGCCGGTTTGAAGGCGGGCGACATCATCCTCAAATTCAATGGCGCGGCGATTGAAAAATCAAGCGACTTGCCGCGCCTGGTCGGCAACACCAAGCCGGGCACCAAGAGCACGCTGTCAGTCTGGCGTGGCGGTGCGGCGCGCGATATCACCCTGGTGCTGACGGAAATGGAAAGCGACAAGGTGAATAAGCGCGACAGCGGCAAGAACAAAGGCGAGCATGCCGCCAATGCGCTGGGTCTGGTGGTGTCGG includes:
- a CDS encoding MucB/RseB C-terminal domain-containing protein gives rise to the protein MLATAAVLQRVLCICLFCCASLAFATETTLDAAQAQEWLKKIQSAAQKLNYSGTFVYQEGSQVRTSRITHVVEGRNEMQKLEMLDGKAREYVRNNDEIACYVPESKTILIEKKATQDVFPAIFGPNLELVANYQIKKAEVDRVAGFDCHTLILEPKDNLRYGYRLWVEKNTGLLLRVQTINERNELVEQVSFTQLKIGDIERNRVKSGFADTSGWRIENAQANETPLPQWQVKWLPPGFRKTRELKRQVADLQNGGRREVAQIVFSDGLAAISVFIEAASAPRTEGSRQQGAMNIVSKKLGEFWLTVVGEVPMTALRQVANTIEYKPVK
- the rpoE gene encoding RNA polymerase sigma factor RpoE; translated protein: MLAKKQGKRGVTSERDTDLLLVKRVQEGDKKAFDLLVLKYQRKLLRLVSRFVRDQAEAEDVVQDAFIKAYRALPQFRGEAAFYTWLYRIGINTAKNYLATHGSRAPTSTEVDAQEAETFQDAEQLRDNNTPESLLATKQIAATLSAAMEGLSEDLRTAITLREIESLSYEEIAELMGCPIGTVRSRIFRAREAIAQKLRPLLNVGNDKRW
- a CDS encoding sigma-E factor negative regulatory protein, coding for MMDSKQEKISALIDGQLESEQIDALLQELAQDDARADWDVYHRIGNLLRAEDEVNPGADFSARMAARLAQEAPHRPALAAAQTEPAVQPAFVAPSAPHAEKRRRWTLASLAAAGGALLASLGILGTQQVMLAQNSAKPALHETRMAAHNPQAPVVLLASAGGSAPKAVPTTSSGAACVEKSERVIANGKAEEMVMLRDPEIDQYLMAHQRYSNSLHSAAQYARSANFAADAQK
- a CDS encoding protein YgfX, yielding MLIELRPRRILLLLRLALSLPPAIAALLLLRMELTPLWRWLGPSLCACLFLMQCWPFAQERRRYRLQLANGILSLCWAGADLQWNQPQEAQLQRGSFFWPGLLWLRLRTADRRMHHLPVSCYCLSQPEFRQLARHLRALDA
- a CDS encoding DegQ family serine endoprotease, which gives rise to MSYTAKFNKTLSALALGCSAALFAPAALLVTPLAAHAAPASQLPDFAELVEKTGPAVVNIRTTEKARVQQGFPGFDDDDAQEFFRRFFGIPLPRQQQPGPNQRRRNQPQAEEEVPRGVGSGFIISADGYVLTNAHVIDGADEVYVKLTDKREFKAKVVGLDKRTDVAVVKIEGNNLPRLTIGDSNKIRVGEWVIAIGSPFDLDNTVTAGIISAKARDTGDYLPLIQTDVAVNPGNSGGPLINMRGEVIGINSQIYSRSGGYMGISFAVPIDEAMRVVDQLKSTGKVSRGRLGVQISDVTKEVAESLNLPKAHGAQVRRVEPNTPADKAGLKAGDIILKFNGAAIEKSSDLPRLVGNTKPGTKSTLSVWRGGAARDITLVLTEMESDKVNKRDSGKNKGEHAANALGLVVSDLSEAQKSELKVNGGVVVDGVDGPAARADLRPGDVILQVNNAEIRDAKQFNALVAKLDTKRAAAVLVLRGGSSQFVSIKPQAAQ